One genomic region from Acidobacteriota bacterium encodes:
- a CDS encoding Stp1/IreP family PP2C-type Ser/Thr phosphatase, whose amino-acid sequence MSVQVAGKSDVGCVRTNNEDNFGYDTRFGVYVVCDGMGGQAAGEVASKMGVDSVLAYFRSASNGNYPVIGRKFEGVSPMANALASAVQLANQRIFERASNDTAHAGMGSTIVGAFIRDNYVALAHVGDSRIYLIRDGKIQQLTADHSLVMEQVRRGLITLEEAEQSEMQNIIIRALGSEAGVEPDVDEMIARPGDILLLASDGLTKHVKDPQMLELVKGAGSLEQAVERLIQAAKDHGGDDNITCVLVRVVELPWYRKLLGGGSPKWQNSI is encoded by the coding sequence ATGAGTGTCCAGGTCGCGGGCAAGTCCGATGTGGGATGCGTCCGCACCAATAACGAGGACAATTTCGGCTACGACACGCGCTTCGGCGTCTACGTGGTGTGCGACGGCATGGGCGGACAGGCCGCCGGCGAGGTCGCCAGCAAGATGGGCGTGGACAGCGTGCTGGCTTACTTCCGCAGCGCGAGCAACGGGAATTATCCGGTGATCGGGCGCAAGTTCGAGGGCGTATCGCCGATGGCGAACGCGCTCGCCAGCGCGGTGCAGCTCGCCAACCAGCGCATCTTCGAGCGCGCCTCCAACGACACCGCGCACGCGGGCATGGGCTCGACCATCGTGGGCGCATTCATCCGTGATAACTACGTGGCGCTGGCGCACGTGGGCGACAGCCGCATCTATCTCATCCGCGACGGCAAGATCCAGCAGCTGACCGCCGACCACTCGCTGGTGATGGAGCAGGTGCGCCGCGGCCTGATCACGCTCGAAGAAGCTGAGCAGTCGGAGATGCAGAACATCATCATCCGCGCGCTCGGCTCTGAGGCCGGCGTGGAGCCGGATGTGGACGAGATGATCGCGCGTCCGGGCGACATCCTGTTGCTCGCTTCCGACGGGCTCACCAAGCACGTGAAAGATCCGCAGATGCTCGAGCTGGTGAAGGGAGCCGGCAGCCTGGAGCAGGCCGTCGAGCGCTTGATCCAGGCGGCAAAGGACCATGGAGGCGACGACAACATCACCTGCGTCCTCGTCCGGGTGGTCGAGTTGCCGTGGTATCGCAAGCTCCTCGGGGGAGGAAGTCCGAAATGGCAAAACTCTATCTAA